The Staphylococcus simiae genome includes the window TGTTAAACCAACTTTTTCTTCGTATTTTTGTGTTTTTTTCATATCTTTAATACGTTGTTTCTCGTTTTCTTCACGTTGTTTTTGCTCTTCTTTATGACGTTTTTCAATGTTCTTTTGAAGCTTTTTGTCTAGTTTATCAGCTTCTTTACGATTTTCTTTAGCTAATTTTTCGCCTTTTTTCTCGATATAAGCTGGATCATGTTCTTTAGCAAATTTTTTCAATTCACGTTTATTATCAAAGTCTTGTTTTTTATCTCCAACATATTCTTTAACATCTGAAGCTGTATTTGAAATAACTGAAGATGTTTTTGAAGCAACTTTTGAAGCGCTATTTGTAACTTTTTGAACATCGGGGTGTTCTTTAATGCGTTTACGTTCTATAACTAATGGTACTAATACTAGTGGTAACACATTAATCATAAATTTAACGACTTTTCTCTTGTTCATAAATGTTTCCTCCAAATGTTAATTATTATATATACATACCCAATGATACATTAAATTAAACGATTAGCGTAATAATAAGTGATGCGTAAAATACAGGTTCTCTGTTTTTTAGGACTGATAAATAAAAAAACAATATTTTAAAACGCAAATTATTTTGAAGCCGAGACTCCTGAGGGAGCAGTGCTAGTCGAAGACTACAGGCTGAGACAGCACCCTCGGAAAGCGAGGCTTAAAAAAATTATATATCAGTCCAATTTGGGAGAGAACCAAAATACAAGCTTATTAATGATGTTTGATAAACGACAAAAAAACAATCAACTCAATTTTGATTGTTGAATCATAAGTTGAGCTGATTGTTTTTGTATATGACATGATATCAATTTTGTTATAAGCACATTTAATAAGTAATTAAATGTGTTTACCAATACCAAAGCCGAAGTATAGGATTGCAATAATGATAACTAAGATAATTCTATAAATTGCAAAAGGTACTAATTTAATTTTGTTAATTAAGTGTAAGAAAGTTTTAATGGCAATTAAGCCAACTGTAAATGCTGCTAAAAACCCAACGATATAAAATGGAATATCCACAAGTTGTATATCTCTAAAGTGTTTTAATAGTGATAGACCGCTTGCAGCAAGCATAATTGGGACAGCCATGATAAATGTAAAATCTGATGCTGCTTTGTGATTTAATTTCATTAAGACACCAGTTGAAATAGTTGAACCAGAACGACTGAAGCCAGGCCACATTGCTACTGCTTGAGAGATACCAATAACAAATGCTTGGAAATAGTTAATTTGATCGACAGTTTGTTGGTGTTTGACCGTCGCTGAATATTTATCGGCGATAATCATATAGATAGCACCAATTAATAAACCTACCATTACTGTTGGTACACTAAATAAATGCTCTTCAATAAAATCATCGAATAATAAACCTAAAATACCTGCAGGAATCATACCCACTAAGACATGTAATAAATTTAAACGTTTAGGTTTAGAACGTTTAGGTTGTTGAGAGATATCTTCAACATGTTTATGTTTACCTATATGCAATATTTCTAAGAAACGTTCACGAAAAACCCATGCTGCAGCAAAAACAGAACCTAATTGAATAACAATTTTAAATGTAAATGCTGACTGAGTTCCTAAAAATTGTGATGATTTTAACCACATATCATCAACTAGAATCATATGGCCAGTTGAGGATACAGGAGCAAACTCGGTTAAACCTTCAACGACGCCTAAAATGATTCCTTTAATTAACTCAATAATGAACATAATGTACCTACTTTCATAGTCATATTATTTGTTTGTAATTTTAAAAATACCATTTTATGATAGCATATAAAAATAATGTCATGCTAGTTTTAAAATAAATACTAGACTCAAGACTGATACGGGAGTGGGATAGACATAAATTATTTATAAAATTTATGTCGTAGTTCCACCTTGGCAAGACTGATTAGGCTTTCAAAACGTTGATTTATTAACATTTTATAATACAGACAGTTCCTGCCATTTGCAGCATATTAATTATAGGATGCTTTCAACCTCATTTCCTAAATTTATGAGCTTTTTAATATGATTTTTCAAAAAAACTTTTATAATAGGCGTAGGTGATATAATTGTGAAAAAATTAACAGCTTTAGCTTTAAAATATAAAATATATCCAATTTTGATGTTTATTATGAGTATTTGTTTAGGCATTACAGTGATCAGTCAAAATATATTGATTGCTGATTTTTTATCTGCAATGTTAAATCGCCATTATGATGGTCTAATGCATATATTATGTATTATTGTTATCGTACTTATTTTGCGTGCAGTAATTCAACATCTTAATCAACGCATAGGAGATAAACTAGCTTATAAAGTTAAATTACTTTTGAGAAAACAAATGATATCAATACATAATAAGTATCCAATTGGTGAACAAATGGCAATGTTGACTGAAAATATTGATGGTATGGGCCCGTTTTATCGTAGTTATTTACCACAAGTTTTTAAATCGATGATGGTGCCGTTTATTATTATAGTAACCATGTTATTTATACATTTAAATACGGCAATAATCATGATAGTAACTGCACCATTTATACCGTTGTTTTATATTATTTTTGGTCTGAAAACAAGAGATGACTCAAAAGATCAAATGACTTATCTTAATCAGTTTAGTCAGAGATTTTTGAATGTTGCTAAAGGGTTAATAACCTTAAAACTATTTAATAGAACTGAACAAACTGAGCACAATATTTATGAAGATAGTACTAAATTTCGTGATATTACTATGAAAATTTTACGAAGTGCTTTTTTATCTGGCTTAATGTTGGAATTTATTAGTATGTTAGGTATTGGTTTAGTTGCTTTAGAAGCTACGTTAAGTCTTGTAGTTTTTAAAACAATTGATTTTAGAACTGCTGCAATTGCTATTATTTTAGCGCCGGAATTTTATAATGCGATTAAAGATTTAGGTCAAGCATTTCATACTGGTAAACAAAGTGAAGGTTCGAGTGATGTAGTCTTTGAATATATTGCTCAACAACAGCAACTAGAGCAATCACAGACTATTATGAATCCACAACAACAAGCAATCATCTCTTTTAAAAATGTAAGCTTTGCCTATGAATCTCATCATAATGTGTTAAAGCATATTAACTTGGCAGTGTACAAAGGGGACCATATCGCAGTAGTAGGACCCAGCGGTGCAGGAAAAACGACACTTATACAACTGTTAACAGGAAGATTACAACCAACCAATGGTCGAATAAGTTTTCAACATGAATTGACTATTGGTACATTAAGTCAACATCCTCATATTTTTCGTGCATCTATAAAAGATAATATAACAATGTTTCGTCAAATAGAAGATCAGGTTGTTGAGCGAGTCTTAGCAGAAGTTGGTTTATTAAATAAAATACAAACGTTATCTCATGGCATCAATACCATAATTGGCGAAGGTGGAGAAATGTTATCAGGAGGACAAATGAGACGTATTGAACTATGTCGGCTACTGATAAGTAAACCACAATTAGTAATATTTGATGAACCTTCAACAGGTTTAGATATTGCTACAGAACAGATTATACAGCAACTGTTATTCAAATATTTTAAAGATACTACAATGATTGTTATTGCTCACAGAGATAGTACTATAAGTAACTTATCAAGAAGATTATATTTGGAACAAGGTGAAATAAAAGCGGATGATGAAGACGTTTCAGTTAAATTACAGTCGAGGGAGGAACATGAATGAAATCACGATTACAATTTCGCAGTGATAAAGATTTAATATTAGCGATTATTGTTGGTGTTTGTGGTAGTTTAGTGGCTTTAGCAATGTTCTTCTTAAGTGGCTATATGGTAACTAAAAGTGCTTATGGTGCACCTTTATATGCCCTGATGATATTAGTTGTATCAGTTAAATTGTTTGGATTTATGAGAGCAATTTTTAAGTATATAGAGCGACTGTTATCTCATAAAGCTACTTTTACTATGCTTAGGGATATAAGGGTTCAATTTTTTGATAAATTGGTCAACGTTGTACCTAACGTTTATCGTCAATTTAGTTCTACTGATTTAATTTCACGTATGGTGAGCAGTGTTGAAGCGTTACAAAATATTTATTTGAGAGTGTATTATCCACCAATTGTCATTGGTTTAACAGCTTTAATAACAATGGTGTCAATGTATTTTATTTCAACAGCACATGCTATTTTAATTTTATGTAGTATGGTGATAACATTACTTATTGTGCCATGGCTTAGTGCTAACAAAGCACGTATTTTAAAAGCACAAGTTGCTACTAAACAAAGCCAATTTTTAAATAGATTTTATGATTATAAAGAAGGTTATGAAGAATTACATCGCTTTAAACAAGTAGGGCACTTTCAGCAACTCACTAATGAGGAATTGTTAGATTATACAAAAGCACAATATAGAGAGCAACGTTTTTTAACGCGTTATGATTTGATGTTAAATATTATAGCGATGTTATCAATATTTACTAGTTTGTTTTTAGGTTATATACAAATAACTAATGGAAAATTAGATGTTGTCTATTTAACAAGTATCGTTCTAATGATATTAACATTATTTGAACAAGCAGTTCCAATGACTAATGTCGCATACTATA containing:
- the cydC gene encoding thiol reductant ABC exporter subunit CydC, producing MKSRLQFRSDKDLILAIIVGVCGSLVALAMFFLSGYMVTKSAYGAPLYALMILVVSVKLFGFMRAIFKYIERLLSHKATFTMLRDIRVQFFDKLVNVVPNVYRQFSSTDLISRMVSSVEALQNIYLRVYYPPIVIGLTALITMVSMYFISTAHAILILCSMVITLLIVPWLSANKARILKAQVATKQSQFLNRFYDYKEGYEELHRFKQVGHFQQLTNEELLDYTKAQYREQRFLTRYDLMLNIIAMLSIFTSLFLGYIQITNGKLDVVYLTSIVLMILTLFEQAVPMTNVAYYKADTDQALSDINNVFTTSETSGNQVLLTHNSVASAYVIENLYFKYWNQENYVLENVSLTIDKGQKVAVIGPSGSGKSTLLQLLAGLYHYDNGTLKLYNQEINDIKDEEKYRVINGLLQQQQLFDDTVKANLLTLSNDDEIKEVFERLGLDHISLDRQLDYNGSTLSGGEIQRLSLARLLLNKDKHIWILDEPTTALDTKNSEQAMQLIEANAETLIVATHDLNLLPIFDTIVVMLDGKIIEQGSYQDLLAQQGELWRMVQFNS
- a CDS encoding ABC transporter ATP-binding protein/permease, with product MKKLTALALKYKIYPILMFIMSICLGITVISQNILIADFLSAMLNRHYDGLMHILCIIVIVLILRAVIQHLNQRIGDKLAYKVKLLLRKQMISIHNKYPIGEQMAMLTENIDGMGPFYRSYLPQVFKSMMVPFIIIVTMLFIHLNTAIIMIVTAPFIPLFYIIFGLKTRDDSKDQMTYLNQFSQRFLNVAKGLITLKLFNRTEQTEHNIYEDSTKFRDITMKILRSAFLSGLMLEFISMLGIGLVALEATLSLVVFKTIDFRTAAIAIILAPEFYNAIKDLGQAFHTGKQSEGSSDVVFEYIAQQQQLEQSQTIMNPQQQAIISFKNVSFAYESHHNVLKHINLAVYKGDHIAVVGPSGAGKTTLIQLLTGRLQPTNGRISFQHELTIGTLSQHPHIFRASIKDNITMFRQIEDQVVERVLAEVGLLNKIQTLSHGINTIIGEGGEMLSGGQMRRIELCRLLISKPQLVIFDEPSTGLDIATEQIIQQLLFKYFKDTTMIVIAHRDSTISNLSRRLYLEQGEIKADDEDVSVKLQSREEHE
- a CDS encoding undecaprenyl-diphosphate phosphatase, producing MFIIELIKGIILGVVEGLTEFAPVSSTGHMILVDDMWLKSSQFLGTQSAFTFKIVIQLGSVFAAAWVFRERFLEILHIGKHKHVEDISQQPKRSKPKRLNLLHVLVGMIPAGILGLLFDDFIEEHLFSVPTVMVGLLIGAIYMIIADKYSATVKHQQTVDQINYFQAFVIGISQAVAMWPGFSRSGSTISTGVLMKLNHKAASDFTFIMAVPIMLAASGLSLLKHFRDIQLVDIPFYIVGFLAAFTVGLIAIKTFLHLINKIKLVPFAIYRIILVIIIAILYFGFGIGKHI